One Embleya scabrispora DNA segment encodes these proteins:
- a CDS encoding protein kinase domain-containing protein: MEQLDASDPRRIGPYVLLLPLGSGGMGKVYLGRSAAGRAVAVKVIRADFAADEHFRNRFRAEVAAARRVSGAFTAPVVDADPDGDPPWMATAFVSGLSLHDAVRRHGPLPEASLRMLLAGVSEALVGIHAAGVIHRDLKPGNVLLALDGPHVIDFGIAHALDGTSFTREGTIVGSPGYMSPEQSLGRSVSTASDVFALGSTMVYAASGQRPFGDGAPAAVLRRVVGDPADVGALPASIRDVVAACLDKDPVRRPTPRALIDFVSRDESGAGGGSWLPDAVTRAVSRAADVLTDLPASRDAADAHPAPNTTSPDDRPTSAAPETSALPEGAAPPGASVPSQTWPPPGSAAPPAGSARPGTWPPPPEASVPLATGPSPGASTRPESPSPPEPDRRQPARRRLLLGLAAGAAVAVSGGVAAVLLPRQGDPVRGAAAMPSATGAESAPPATVPAPPPVVPHAPLPAPTGRRGVLDGPAAATSWTAKASGPVTDVAVYGGSVIATSQNGRDAFDAGAGRPRWTIPLTGSWNDRGRVAGDDRVAYLTGTNAAVRQDVLSAVQPGTGRELWTLPLPHVAWTPTGVAGIVDDIAFVTGRGIADVTTPSSFGFVWAVDVRTRAGVWETVGTDIGGLFVPPRGPNLLLHGDGDRSSDGRLVTLDATHGGARGWTTDVPTVSTQGYVPVDRPPIPVCWAAGGFVYCADRVRLIEPDRGKQVWDFAAATAGETFTDCASDTDGDTVFAATRTTLYCLDARKGTLRWRSSIPGGSASRPTFGTQGPMVRHDFGNVYVADTTGTLWAVEAATGTTRWKHPFPVQPPGGRVPILTAAAGVVVIGYGFQLTTIDAAG, encoded by the coding sequence ATGGAACAGCTCGACGCCTCGGATCCGCGACGGATCGGCCCGTACGTCCTGCTCCTGCCGCTCGGTTCGGGTGGCATGGGGAAGGTCTACCTCGGCCGCTCCGCCGCCGGGCGCGCCGTGGCGGTGAAGGTCATCCGCGCGGACTTCGCCGCCGACGAGCACTTCCGCAACCGCTTCCGAGCCGAGGTGGCGGCCGCGCGGCGGGTGTCCGGAGCCTTCACCGCGCCGGTCGTGGACGCGGATCCGGACGGCGATCCGCCGTGGATGGCGACGGCGTTCGTCTCGGGCCTGTCGCTGCACGACGCCGTTCGGCGGCACGGCCCGCTGCCCGAGGCGTCGTTGCGGATGTTGCTGGCCGGGGTGTCCGAGGCGCTGGTCGGGATCCATGCGGCGGGGGTGATCCACCGCGACCTCAAGCCCGGCAACGTGCTGTTGGCGCTGGACGGTCCCCACGTCATCGACTTCGGCATCGCCCACGCGCTGGACGGCACCTCCTTCACCCGGGAGGGCACCATCGTGGGATCGCCGGGCTACATGTCGCCCGAACAGTCCCTGGGGCGGTCGGTGAGCACGGCGAGCGACGTGTTCGCGTTGGGCTCGACGATGGTGTACGCGGCGTCCGGGCAGCGGCCGTTCGGCGACGGGGCGCCCGCCGCCGTGCTCCGGCGCGTCGTCGGCGATCCGGCCGATGTCGGCGCGCTGCCGGCCTCCATCCGGGACGTGGTGGCGGCGTGCCTGGACAAGGACCCCGTGCGGCGTCCGACGCCGCGGGCGCTGATCGACTTCGTCAGCCGGGACGAGAGCGGTGCGGGCGGGGGAAGTTGGCTGCCGGATGCGGTCACGCGCGCCGTGAGCCGCGCGGCCGACGTCCTGACGGACCTGCCGGCCTCCCGGGACGCGGCGGACGCCCACCCGGCCCCGAACACGACGAGCCCGGACGACCGACCCACGTCGGCGGCGCCCGAGACGTCGGCACTGCCGGAAGGCGCCGCGCCGCCCGGGGCCTCGGTGCCGTCCCAAACGTGGCCGCCGCCCGGGAGCGCCGCACCGCCCGCGGGCTCCGCACGGCCGGGGACGTGGCCGCCGCCGCCCGAGGCATCCGTGCCACTCGCCACGGGACCGTCGCCCGGCGCGTCCACCCGTCCCGAAAGCCCGAGCCCGCCGGAGCCGGATCGTCGACAGCCCGCGCGCAGGCGGTTGTTGCTCGGTCTCGCCGCCGGCGCGGCGGTGGCCGTCTCCGGCGGCGTGGCGGCCGTCCTGCTGCCGAGGCAAGGCGATCCGGTCCGGGGCGCGGCCGCGATGCCGTCCGCCACCGGCGCGGAATCCGCGCCGCCGGCCACCGTCCCGGCCCCGCCGCCGGTCGTCCCGCATGCGCCGCTGCCCGCCCCGACCGGCCGCAGGGGCGTCCTCGACGGCCCGGCGGCCGCGACGTCGTGGACGGCCAAGGCGAGTGGACCCGTCACCGACGTGGCCGTGTACGGGGGTTCGGTGATCGCCACCAGCCAAAACGGCCGGGACGCGTTCGACGCCGGCGCGGGGCGACCGCGGTGGACGATTCCGCTGACCGGAAGTTGGAACGACAGGGGCAGGGTCGCCGGGGACGACCGGGTCGCCTACCTCACCGGCACCAACGCGGCCGTTCGGCAGGACGTGCTGAGCGCCGTCCAGCCCGGCACCGGAAGGGAGTTGTGGACGCTCCCGCTGCCGCACGTCGCATGGACCCCCACGGGCGTGGCCGGCATCGTCGACGACATCGCCTTCGTCACCGGCCGGGGGATCGCCGATGTGACGACGCCGTCCTCCTTCGGGTTCGTCTGGGCCGTCGACGTCCGCACCCGGGCCGGCGTATGGGAGACCGTGGGCACGGACATCGGCGGGTTGTTCGTCCCCCCGCGCGGCCCCAACCTGCTCCTGCACGGCGACGGCGACCGGAGCTCGGACGGACGCCTCGTGACGCTCGACGCGACGCACGGGGGCGCCCGCGGCTGGACCACCGACGTACCGACGGTGTCGACGCAGGGGTACGTCCCCGTGGACCGTCCGCCGATCCCCGTCTGCTGGGCCGCCGGCGGCTTCGTCTACTGCGCGGACCGGGTCCGCCTGATCGAACCGGACCGGGGAAAGCAGGTGTGGGACTTCGCCGCCGCCACCGCCGGCGAGACCTTCACGGACTGCGCCTCCGACACCGACGGCGACACGGTCTTCGCCGCCACCCGGACCACGCTCTACTGCCTCGACGCGCGCAAGGGCACGCTGCGTTGGCGCAGTTCGATACCTGGCGGCTCCGCGAGCCGACCGACGTTCGGGACGCAAGGTCCCATGGTGCGCCACGACTTCGGCAACGTGTACGTCGCGGACACCACCGGAACACTGTGGGCGGTCGAGGCGGCCACCGGAACGACCCGGTGGAAGCACCCGTTCCCCGTGCAGCCTCCCGGTGGCCGCGTCCCGATCCTGACCGCCGCGGCCGGCGTCGTGGTGATCGGATACGGCTTCCAACTCACCACGATCGACGCGGCCGGATAA
- a CDS encoding TauD/TfdA dioxygenase family protein — MFDIRPLTPAIGAEIAGIDLNRDLGADAYAGLADALHTHQVLFFRDQDISARRQRDFAAGFGELQRFPFGEPPEADLPEVMVLATDGDGPKVSNADIWHSDATFLARPPMGTMLRAVSLPPLGGDTLWADMESAYTALSAPMRALLDGLTAEHDVTKSRSHRGGDTQALPPVVHPVVRTHPVTGRRCLYVNRIFTTRIVELDERENELLLPYLFDHVTRPEFQVRFTWRPGDIALWDNRGTQHYAVYDYRGPRVMHRIVIEGDEPR, encoded by the coding sequence GTGTTCGACATCCGCCCTCTGACACCCGCCATCGGCGCCGAGATCGCCGGGATCGACCTGAACCGCGATCTCGGCGCGGACGCCTATGCCGGTCTCGCCGACGCGCTCCACACCCACCAGGTGCTGTTCTTCCGCGACCAGGACATCTCCGCGCGCCGCCAGCGCGACTTCGCGGCCGGCTTCGGGGAACTCCAGCGCTTTCCGTTCGGCGAGCCGCCCGAGGCCGACCTGCCGGAGGTCATGGTCCTGGCCACCGACGGCGACGGGCCGAAGGTCTCCAACGCCGACATCTGGCACAGCGACGCGACGTTCCTGGCCCGCCCGCCGATGGGCACGATGTTGCGCGCGGTGTCGCTGCCGCCGCTCGGCGGCGACACGCTGTGGGCGGACATGGAGAGCGCGTACACCGCCCTCTCCGCGCCGATGCGCGCGCTGCTGGACGGCCTCACCGCAGAGCACGACGTCACCAAGTCGCGCTCGCACCGCGGCGGCGACACGCAGGCACTGCCGCCGGTCGTGCATCCCGTGGTGCGCACCCATCCGGTGACCGGTCGCCGATGCCTGTACGTGAACCGCATCTTCACCACTCGGATCGTCGAACTCGACGAACGCGAGAACGAATTGCTGCTGCCTTACCTGTTCGACCACGTGACCCGGCCCGAATTCCAGGTGCGGTTCACATGGCGGCCGGGCGACATCGCGCTGTGGGACAACCGCGGCACCCAGCACTACGCGGTCTACGACTACCGGGGCCCGCGCGTCATGCACCGCATCGTCATCGAGGGCGACGAACCTCGCTGA
- a CDS encoding TetR/AcrR family transcriptional regulator, translating to MDVKTRTRARILDAAERLFAERGIAAVSLREIGAAAGQRNNSAVQYHFGTREALVRALYEDRLAPLNLRRLDLLAALPDERRDDLSALVDIHLRPLAEAMRDGARESHYARFVHRFTLEGEVLSPPLGSDVAGGVRAVTALIEDALATAEPDTPPAVHATRLRLMLLLVTATLADSERRLDQGAELPLPFEDLLTELADAAVGVLDPTGAVRRR from the coding sequence GTGGATGTCAAGACCCGAACCCGCGCACGCATCCTGGATGCCGCCGAGCGCCTGTTCGCCGAACGCGGCATCGCCGCCGTGTCGCTGCGCGAGATCGGCGCCGCGGCGGGACAGCGCAACAACTCCGCCGTCCAGTACCACTTCGGCACCCGCGAGGCGCTGGTCCGCGCGCTGTACGAAGACCGCCTCGCGCCGCTCAACCTGCGCCGCCTCGACCTGCTCGCCGCCCTCCCCGACGAGCGCCGCGACGATCTGTCGGCGCTCGTCGACATCCACCTGCGACCGCTCGCGGAGGCCATGCGCGACGGTGCGCGCGAGAGCCACTACGCCCGGTTCGTGCACCGCTTCACCCTGGAGGGCGAGGTACTGTCCCCGCCGCTGGGTTCCGACGTCGCCGGCGGCGTGCGGGCCGTCACCGCGCTGATCGAGGACGCCCTCGCGACCGCCGAGCCGGACACCCCGCCCGCCGTGCACGCGACCCGACTGCGGCTGATGTTGCTCCTGGTCACCGCGACCCTCGCCGACAGCGAACGCCGCCTCGATCAGGGCGCCGAACTCCCCCTGCCCTTCGAGGACTTGCTGACCGAACTCGCCGACGCGGCAGTGGGCGTACTGGATCCCACGGGAGCCGTGCGACGACGCTGA
- a CDS encoding AAA family ATPase: MIVWLNGTHGAGKTTTAALLQPLVPNSRVLDAEKVGETLMDIKPGLPATDNFQHWPPWRRLVVETAHRVLDYTGGTLVMPMTVLVERYWREISSGLGQHAIPIRHFVLHADQDTLRRRIEGDTLLGPSPFRFRYLEPYAEAARTWLHAEAEVVDTTHLTPAEAALRIAEAVGRGAEVAGEDGSDDRRAVPPGGEFAGEGRDG, from the coding sequence ATGATCGTATGGCTCAACGGCACGCACGGCGCCGGCAAGACGACAACCGCTGCGCTCCTGCAACCACTTGTCCCGAATTCACGGGTGCTCGACGCCGAGAAGGTCGGCGAGACGCTCATGGACATCAAGCCCGGGCTGCCGGCAACGGACAACTTCCAACACTGGCCGCCGTGGCGCCGGTTGGTCGTCGAGACCGCCCACCGCGTGCTCGACTACACCGGCGGCACGCTGGTCATGCCGATGACCGTCCTGGTCGAGCGGTACTGGCGTGAGATCAGCTCGGGCCTCGGGCAACACGCCATCCCGATACGGCACTTCGTGCTCCACGCCGACCAGGACACGCTCCGTCGGCGGATCGAGGGCGACACCCTCCTCGGCCCCTCCCCGTTCCGTTTCCGGTACCTCGAGCCCTACGCCGAGGCGGCCCGCACCTGGCTGCACGCCGAGGCGGAGGTCGTCGACACCACACACCTGACCCCCGCCGAGGCGGCCCTGCGGATCGCCGAGGCGGTCGGCCGCGGGGCCGAGGTCGCCGGTGAGGACGGTTCGGACGATCGCAGGGCGGTCCCGCCGGGCGGGGAGTTCGCCGGCGAGGGCCGCGACGGGTAG
- the tpg gene encoding telomere-protecting terminal protein Tpg, protein MGKIGDGLDQAAQHVLTRKPPRSTKARVRFLMSRNQNRTRTVAALLGVSQRTVERYLKGDRKNPPGPVDARIDAEVRRLWQPRVRRRAEQRAAAAGAVIVETRARFGFSSAAGSTDDPRMRRITQPLPPDRARELFDAHHAGAPERELERIVAAGLHQAYFQEGGTRADDLDAVELTDVDYCEFDIRG, encoded by the coding sequence ATGGGCAAGATCGGCGACGGCCTCGACCAGGCCGCCCAACACGTGCTCACCCGCAAACCGCCCCGGTCCACCAAGGCCCGCGTACGGTTCCTGATGAGCAGGAACCAAAACCGCACGCGCACCGTCGCCGCGCTCCTCGGCGTCAGTCAACGCACCGTCGAGCGCTACCTCAAGGGCGACCGCAAGAACCCGCCCGGACCCGTCGACGCCAGGATCGACGCGGAGGTCCGCCGCCTGTGGCAACCCCGGGTCCGCCGCCGCGCCGAACAACGCGCCGCCGCCGCGGGCGCCGTGATCGTCGAGACGCGGGCCCGATTCGGCTTCTCCTCCGCCGCCGGCTCCACCGACGACCCCCGCATGCGCCGCATCACCCAACCCCTTCCGCCCGACCGCGCCCGGGAGTTGTTCGACGCCCACCACGCCGGCGCCCCCGAACGCGAACTGGAACGCATCGTCGCCGCCGGCCTGCACCAGGCCTACTTCCAGGAGGGCGGCACCCGCGCCGACGACCTGGACGCGGTCGAACTCACCGACGTCGACTACTGCGAATTCGACATCCGGGGCTGA
- the tap gene encoding telomere-associated protein Tap has protein sequence MSEPQPALFDAVDALLAEAPGDLPSPAERARLRKAAGFTQQRVADALGVQRVTVVAWEAGRSDPRPPQRQAYARLLAGLAERYPAPRPSPGGADAAEGITGPADERNGSVEGAPAADTAAAAHTTFTVDLGPSGAGAGTAAAPWVRSAPRSPSPAAESPAALPPSAGRPPAASPPSAGRSPAAVPSGGRPSAVPPSAAQAPVASSPPVAQSPGARPPAAQWASRPDSSRAARPAPGSSAASPKSPPRTRTAAGADTAPSDAQPAARFPAGPLAVLDADKARLVAYLADGRVLPGPAKSLPAVVAWALDAGLGAERLHRAGRDADPLVVVTAAAAERLGVPADLEDRRNLRLPDDHKLVKQVTKDGWRLTRRGFGPWTKVYRPPADGGRRQCVQFAFLGWDALDTRSWAAAADLPAPRLAELLSTYATRVVTPRGSTAVAGLTLMTELRPPTQAVKDPSTGSWRSGPVGGSLTEAVDPAPPEAPDEHPVAQNRGGADVLVEEAYDWHRPIHLVGDDEGNREYAVGLDVNTAFLAAASRLPVGLGAPVHVEAPSFDRKLPGCWYVDLSGIDLDPRLPNPFTPTGLPPTGPGWYATPTVAYAAELGAEIDPFEAWIRPEHGAYLDPWYTRLRDAYLATMADLGVTPDLDDTAFLAAMAEHKRTDPARAIVLAAIKATVKGGIGKLRERPQGSRYRPGDRWPALERPTWRPDIRAAVIANARVGMHRKMRKLATAADLYPIAVLSDCVVYLSEGPSPLDVLPRTTDGKPIPGGFRLGVSPGMVKHEGTRPLEWALRMLVEGQNPARHIKDGVDAVAEGE, from the coding sequence ATGTCCGAGCCCCAACCGGCGTTGTTCGATGCCGTGGACGCGTTGTTGGCCGAGGCGCCCGGCGATCTCCCGTCGCCGGCCGAGCGTGCGAGGCTGCGCAAGGCCGCCGGGTTCACGCAGCAGCGGGTCGCCGACGCCCTGGGGGTCCAGCGTGTGACGGTCGTGGCGTGGGAGGCCGGGCGCAGCGACCCGCGTCCGCCGCAACGCCAGGCGTACGCCCGCCTGTTGGCGGGGCTCGCCGAGCGCTACCCCGCGCCTCGACCGTCCCCGGGCGGGGCCGACGCGGCGGAGGGCATCACCGGTCCGGCCGACGAACGCAACGGGTCCGTCGAGGGCGCGCCTGCGGCGGACACGGCCGCCGCTGCCCACACCACCTTCACCGTGGACCTCGGCCCGAGCGGCGCCGGGGCCGGGACAGCCGCCGCGCCGTGGGTGCGTAGCGCGCCACGGTCGCCGTCGCCTGCCGCGGAGTCGCCTGCCGCGCTTCCGCCGTCTGCGGGCCGGCCGCCTGCCGCGTCTCCGCCGTCTGCGGGCCGGTCGCCTGCCGCGGTGCCGTCTGGGGGTCGGCCGTCTGCCGTGCCGCCGTCTGCGGCCCAGGCGCCTGTTGCGTCTTCGCCGCCGGTGGCCCAGTCGCCTGGGGCCCGGCCGCCCGCTGCCCAGTGGGCGTCGCGTCCCGACTCGTCTCGGGCGGCTCGCCCCGCCCCGGGCTCCTCGGCCGCATCGCCCAAGTCGCCGCCCCGCACCCGTACGGCCGCCGGGGCCGACACCGCCCCCTCCGACGCGCAGCCCGCAGCCCGGTTCCCCGCAGGCCCCCTCGCCGTCCTCGACGCCGACAAGGCCCGGCTCGTGGCATACCTGGCCGACGGTCGTGTCCTGCCCGGCCCCGCGAAGTCGCTGCCCGCCGTGGTCGCCTGGGCCCTGGACGCCGGCCTCGGCGCCGAACGCCTGCACCGCGCCGGCCGCGACGCCGACCCGCTCGTGGTGGTCACCGCCGCGGCCGCCGAGCGTCTGGGTGTACCCGCCGACCTGGAGGACCGCCGCAACCTGCGCCTGCCCGACGACCACAAGCTGGTCAAGCAGGTCACCAAGGACGGCTGGCGGCTGACCCGGCGCGGCTTCGGCCCCTGGACCAAGGTCTACCGGCCGCCCGCCGACGGCGGCCGGCGGCAGTGCGTGCAGTTCGCCTTCCTCGGCTGGGACGCGCTCGACACCCGTTCCTGGGCCGCCGCCGCCGACCTGCCCGCACCACGACTGGCCGAACTCCTGAGCACCTACGCCACCCGCGTGGTCACCCCCCGCGGCTCCACCGCCGTCGCCGGCCTGACCCTGATGACCGAGCTGCGCCCGCCGACCCAGGCCGTCAAGGACCCGAGCACCGGCAGTTGGCGCTCCGGCCCGGTCGGCGGCTCGCTGACCGAGGCCGTCGACCCGGCACCGCCGGAGGCACCGGACGAGCACCCCGTCGCGCAGAACCGGGGCGGCGCCGACGTGCTGGTGGAGGAGGCGTACGACTGGCACCGCCCCATCCACCTGGTCGGCGACGACGAGGGCAACCGCGAATACGCCGTCGGCCTCGACGTCAACACCGCCTTCCTCGCCGCCGCGTCCCGCCTGCCGGTGGGCCTGGGCGCCCCGGTCCACGTCGAGGCGCCCAGCTTCGACCGGAAGCTTCCCGGCTGCTGGTACGTCGACCTCTCCGGCATCGACCTCGACCCCCGCCTGCCCAACCCGTTCACCCCGACCGGCCTGCCCCCGACCGGCCCCGGCTGGTACGCCACCCCCACCGTCGCCTACGCCGCCGAACTCGGCGCCGAGATCGACCCGTTCGAGGCGTGGATCCGTCCGGAGCACGGCGCCTACCTCGACCCCTGGTACACCCGCCTGCGAGACGCCTACCTGGCCACCATGGCCGACCTCGGCGTCACCCCCGACCTCGACGACACCGCCTTCCTGGCCGCGATGGCCGAGCACAAGCGCACCGACCCCGCCCGCGCGATCGTCCTGGCCGCGATCAAGGCGACCGTCAAGGGCGGCATCGGCAAGCTCCGCGAACGCCCCCAGGGCTCCCGCTACCGCCCCGGCGACCGCTGGCCCGCGCTGGAGCGACCGACCTGGCGTCCCGACATCCGCGCCGCCGTGATCGCCAACGCCCGCGTCGGCATGCACCGCAAGATGCGCAAACTCGCCACCGCCGCCGACCTGTACCCCATCGCGGTGCTCTCCGACTGCGTCGTCTACCTCTCCGAGGGCCCCTCCCCGCTGGACGTGCTGCCACGCACGACCGACGGCAAGCCGATCCCGGGCGGCTTCCGCCTCGGAGTCAGCCCGGGCATGGTCAAACACGAGGGCACCCGCCCCCTCGAATGGGCCCTGCGCATGCTCGTCGAGGGACAAAACCCCGCCCGCCACATCAAGGACGGCGTCGACGCCGTCGCCGAAGGCGAATAG
- a CDS encoding methyltransferase, with translation MNGDPREAGEEAGRRSAALVVEEALGFLYPAALRAAAAVGVADHLADGPLGVAELARLTGTREQNLYRLLRLLATRGLFEEDDRGRFRLTPAGDSLRSDAPVSARAAVLMLTDRTMWLPSGEMTRCLETGSSAFEDIFGVPFFEHFARDDKTAAVFHAGMDSMSEAENVPIAAGYTFPEAATLVDVGGGYGGFLLAALRTGPRLRGILYDHAHVLAGHRLDVPELAGRWTTAEGDFFASVPAGDVYLLKRILHDWDDEQCVRILRNCRRAMAPGGRVLVVDAVLPRGNEPHQGKALDLMMMASLVGRERTEADFARLFHASGLRLAGVVPTPTVLSIVEGAAAEDT, from the coding sequence ATGAACGGTGATCCCCGCGAGGCGGGTGAGGAGGCCGGGCGGCGCAGTGCCGCCCTTGTCGTCGAGGAGGCCCTGGGGTTTTTGTATCCGGCCGCGTTGCGCGCGGCCGCGGCGGTCGGTGTCGCGGACCATCTGGCCGACGGACCCCTCGGTGTGGCGGAACTGGCGCGGCTGACGGGCACTCGGGAACAGAACCTGTATCGGCTACTGCGACTCCTGGCCACCCGGGGGCTGTTCGAGGAGGACGACCGGGGCCGGTTCCGGCTGACCCCGGCGGGGGACTCGTTGCGTTCCGACGCGCCCGTCTCGGCGCGCGCGGCGGTGCTGATGTTGACGGACCGCACGATGTGGCTGCCGAGCGGGGAGATGACCCGCTGCCTGGAAACGGGTTCCTCGGCCTTCGAGGACATCTTCGGCGTGCCGTTCTTCGAGCACTTCGCCCGGGACGACAAGACCGCCGCCGTCTTCCACGCGGGCATGGACTCCATGTCGGAGGCGGAGAACGTTCCGATCGCCGCGGGCTACACCTTCCCCGAGGCGGCCACGCTGGTGGATGTGGGCGGCGGCTACGGCGGCTTCCTGCTGGCCGCGTTGCGCACCGGCCCGCGTCTGCGGGGCATCCTGTACGACCATGCCCACGTCCTGGCCGGCCACCGACTGGACGTCCCGGAACTGGCGGGCCGCTGGACCACGGCGGAGGGCGACTTCTTCGCCTCGGTTCCCGCCGGAGACGTCTACCTGCTCAAGCGCATCCTGCACGACTGGGACGACGAGCAGTGCGTGCGCATTCTACGCAACTGCCGCCGGGCGATGGCTCCCGGCGGCCGGGTCCTCGTCGTCGACGCGGTGCTCCCGCGGGGCAACGAACCGCACCAGGGCAAGGCACTGGACCTGATGATGATGGCGTCCCTGGTCGGCCGGGAGCGCACCGAGGCGGACTTCGCCCGGTTGTTCCACGCGTCGGGCCTGCGGTTGGCCGGGGTCGTCCCCACCCCGACCGTGCTGTCGATCGTGGAAGGGGCCGCGGCCGAGGACACGTAG
- a CDS encoding GNAT family N-acetyltransferase, producing MTSSSSSARIRLTTDRLVLRPWTAAEADAVLDGTGSAHWADDFPAEGDRVIAGLFDDNPAWLGEHGHRLIIERDSGLVVGSIGLFWPPHEGTLEIGYGIVASRRGRGYAPEATLALAEFALGAPGVHTVSATVELSNPSSIRVLEKAGFHRWTTEENTARFRLTRPDTGEQR from the coding sequence GTGACTTCCTCTTCTTCCTCCGCCCGCATTCGGCTGACCACCGACCGCCTCGTCCTTCGGCCCTGGACCGCGGCAGAGGCCGACGCCGTCCTCGACGGCACCGGATCGGCCCACTGGGCCGACGACTTCCCCGCCGAAGGCGACCGCGTCATCGCGGGCCTGTTCGACGACAACCCCGCCTGGCTCGGCGAGCACGGCCACCGCCTGATCATCGAGCGGGACAGCGGCCTGGTGGTGGGCTCGATCGGCCTGTTCTGGCCGCCCCACGAGGGGACGCTCGAAATCGGATACGGCATCGTGGCCTCCCGCCGCGGCCGGGGCTACGCCCCCGAAGCCACCCTGGCACTGGCGGAGTTCGCCCTCGGAGCACCCGGCGTCCACACCGTGTCCGCCACCGTGGAACTGTCGAACCCGTCCTCGATCCGCGTGCTGGAGAAGGCCGGCTTCCACCGCTGGACCACCGAGGAGAACACGGCCCGGTTCCGACTCACCCGTCCGGACACCGGCGAACAGCGCTGA
- a CDS encoding PP2C family protein-serine/threonine phosphatase, which translates to MRAEVDYRALFAATRSPYLVLAPDLRIVDVNDAYLRVTGRTREELLGRNLFDAFPGNPADPDADGVRNLWASLERALATGEADTMAVHKYDIPVAGRPGVFEERWWSSVNAPVKGPDGEVAWLIHRVEDVTAFIRSRRFRDCGEGVPRTAHEEGAEAELFVRARELQRLNEELRAANAREREIAVTLQEAMLHSPDLARHSEVAVRYLPAVESLNVCGDWYDAVDLADGRFSVAVGDVVGHGLEAATVMGMLRSALSAASRVVAGPAGALEVLGMYARSVEGALATTAISVLVDSRSKLLVYSSAGHPPPVLLHADGTHELLDRATDPPLGARPEHVPRPQAGTGYQPGDTLVIYTDGLIERRDEDVDTGLDRLTTTLGDLTGLGPEWLADELLDRLGLAGGGRDDIALVVVRL; encoded by the coding sequence GTGAGGGCCGAGGTCGACTACAGGGCGTTGTTCGCCGCGACGCGGAGTCCGTATCTGGTGCTGGCGCCGGATCTGCGGATCGTGGACGTCAACGACGCGTATCTGCGGGTGACCGGCCGCACCCGGGAGGAACTGCTCGGGCGGAACCTGTTCGACGCGTTCCCCGGCAATCCCGCCGACCCGGACGCCGACGGGGTGCGAAATCTCTGGGCGTCCCTGGAGCGGGCGCTCGCCACCGGCGAGGCGGACACGATGGCGGTGCACAAGTACGACATCCCCGTGGCCGGGCGGCCCGGGGTGTTCGAGGAGCGTTGGTGGTCCTCGGTGAACGCACCCGTCAAGGGTCCGGACGGGGAGGTCGCGTGGCTCATCCACCGGGTCGAGGACGTGACCGCGTTCATCCGCTCCCGCCGCTTCCGCGACTGCGGAGAGGGGGTGCCGCGGACCGCACACGAAGAGGGGGCGGAGGCGGAACTGTTCGTCCGGGCGCGGGAGTTGCAGCGGCTGAACGAGGAACTTCGGGCGGCCAACGCCCGGGAGCGGGAGATCGCCGTCACCCTCCAGGAGGCGATGCTGCATTCGCCGGACCTGGCCCGGCACTCCGAGGTGGCGGTGCGCTATCTGCCGGCGGTGGAATCGCTGAACGTGTGCGGAGACTGGTACGACGCCGTCGACCTGGCCGACGGGCGGTTCAGCGTCGCCGTGGGCGACGTCGTCGGACACGGCCTGGAAGCGGCCACCGTCATGGGCATGCTCCGCAGCGCGCTGTCCGCGGCCAGTCGCGTGGTCGCCGGGCCGGCCGGCGCCCTGGAGGTGCTGGGCATGTACGCGCGCTCCGTCGAGGGGGCGCTCGCCACCACCGCGATCAGTGTGCTCGTGGACAGTCGTTCGAAGCTGCTCGTCTACTCCAGCGCCGGTCATCCGCCGCCGGTACTTCTGCACGCCGACGGCACCCACGAACTCCTCGACCGGGCCACCGACCCGCCGCTGGGCGCTCGACCCGAGCACGTGCCCCGGCCGCAGGCCGGTACCGGCTACCAGCCGGGCGACACGCTCGTCATCTACACCGACGGCCTGATCGAACGCCGCGACGAGGACGTCGACACCGGACTGGACCGGCTCACCACCACCCTCGGCGACCTCACCGGCCTCGGCCCCGAGTGGCTTGCCGACGAACTCCTCGACCGCCTCGGCCTGGCCGGCGGCGGCCGCGACGACATCGCCCTGGTCGTCGTCCGCCTGTGA